The proteins below come from a single Conger conger chromosome 10, fConCon1.1, whole genome shotgun sequence genomic window:
- the fkbp1ab gene encoding FKBP prolyl isomerase 1Ab has translation MGVEIETITPGDGRTFPKKGQTCVVHYVGSLTDGRKFDSSRDRDKPFKFKIGKQEVIRGWEEGVVQMSVGQRAKLTCSPDCAYGPKGHPGIIPPNATLIFDVELLGLE, from the exons ATGGGAGTTGAGATTGAGACAATAACCCCGGGAGATG GAAGGACTTTTCCCAAAAAAGGACAGACGTGCGTGGTGCATTATGTCG GTTCTCTTACAGATGGCCGCAAGTTTGACTCTTCGCGAGACAGAGACAAGCCCTTCAAATTTAAGATAGGAAAACAGGAAGTTATCCGTGGCTGGGAGGAGGGTGTTGTACAG ATGAGTGTGGGCCAAAGGGCCAAGCTGACCTGTTCACCTGACTGTGCCTATGGGCCCAAGGGCCACCCTGGCATCATCCCGCCTAACGCCACTCTCATTTTTGATGTGGAGCTCCTGGGCCTCGAATAA